In the Daphnia magna isolate NIES unplaced genomic scaffold, ASM2063170v1.1 Dm_contigs132, whole genome shotgun sequence genome, one interval contains:
- the LOC123467012 gene encoding uncharacterized protein LOC123467012: MEDENADDEIASNERNLNKKLIKRGFQQPEISRYIKDVSSANYNTNKHRMIRIMFIANQLARDAGVELLIFGYFPNVTVGSCAAWAFGEETKNIVTKPTAKSFLKHWENVFSLKEDIRQNPAKANVDVDNEEPQTENVDNEEPQTENVENEERQGENVDVDNEDDPQTENFFIKSWSNGGADRLSTTVFVVWFPA; the protein is encoded by the exons ATGGAAGATGAAAATGCTGATGATGAAATAGCCTCAAATGAAAGAAAcctgaataaaaaattaattaaaagagGATTTCAACAACCAGAAATCAGTCGGTACATTAAAGATGTTTCTTCTGCCAATTACAACACCAACAAGCACCGAATGATTCGAATCATGTTTATT GCTAACCAGCTTGCCAGAGACGCCGGTGTTGAATTACTCATTTTTGGGTATTTCCCAAATGTTACTGTGGGAAGTTGTGCAGCATGGGCATTTGGTGAAGAGACTAAAAATATTGTTACGAAACCAACAGCCAAATCATTTCTTAAACATTGGGAGaatgttttttcattaaaagaaG ATATACGTCAAAATCCAGCCAAGGCCAATGTTGATGTTGACAATGAAGAAccacaaactgaaaatgttgacaatgaagaaccacaaactgaaaatgttgaaaatgaagaacgacAAGGcgaaaatgttgatgttgacaATGAAGATGATccacaaactgaaaat TTTTTCATCAAATCGTGGTCTAATGGTGGAGCCGACAGGCTTTCAACTACGGTGTTCGTAGTTTGGTTCCCGGCATAG
- the LOC116932517 gene encoding uncharacterized protein LOC116932517 — translation MYSGKTQTFRCVPKHFKVLISDPAIHNLLAMRKTEWIFSASLAPWWGGFWERMVWTMKDLLRPSNGRACLEYNKLEVSLIETERVVNARPLTYVAEGSDDPLTINPNQFLNNRCSNCTPPEPAVNHMAPDATNVKLLEMNRQRREYVSDICERFVTDYLLQIDKFYYKGGTGRKIRVGEVVIIHDDNTKRLMWTVGVVKELITSRDGLIRSDMVKTLNGNLINRIIQLLHPLELREDQQEDVEVSPTLELEPEQEEASPSVSVAYPVEQEEQLTMGSAGECVGNKTYS, via the coding sequence ATGTATTCGGGAAAAACCCAGACATTTAGATGCGTCCCCAAGCATTTTAAAGTCTTAATATCCGACCCAGCAATCCACAACCTTCTGGCAATGCGAAAAACCGAATGGATTTTTTCGGCCAGCCTAGCTCCATGGTGGGGAGGGTTTTGGGAACGCATGGTGTGGACTATGAAGGATTTACTGAGACCCTCCAATGGTCGTGCATGTTTGGAATACAACAAGCTGGAGGTTAGTCTTATCGAGACCGAGAGGGTGGTGAATGCCCGCCCACTCACCTACGTGGCAGAAGGGAGCGACGACCCGCTCACTATCAACCCGAACCAGTTTCTCAATAATAGGTGTTCGAACTGCACCCCGCCGGAGCCAGCAGTAAACCACATGGCTCCCGATGCAACAAACGTGAAACTACTGGAAATGAATCGTCAACGTAGAGAGTATGTCAGCGACATCTGCGAACGCTTCGTCACTGACTACCTACTCCAGATCGACAAGTTTTACTATAAGGGAGGAACCGGTCGAAAGATCCGGGTAGGAGAGgttgtcatcattcacgatGACAACACCAAGCGCCTTATGTGGACAGTAGGAGTAGTGAAGGAGTTAATCACTAGCAGAGACGGGTTGATCCGTTCAGATATGGTCAAAACGCTCAACGGAAACCTGATCAACCGCATCATCCAATTGCTACATCCCTTAGAGCTACGTGAGGACCAACAGGAAGACGTCGAGGTTTCACCTACGCTTGAGCTGGAGCCGGAACAAGAAGAGGCATCTCCATCCGTGTCCGTCGCATATCCAGTAGAACAGGAAGAGCAATTGACCATGGGCTCGGCTGGGGAGTGTGTTGGGAATAAAACTTATTCCTAA
- the LOC116917743 gene encoding uncharacterized protein LOC116917743 → MKVKGLQLKSCQSLGVLDKKHCWWPPSLHTADDLTKLVMKSGPIDESTWTIHSAAVLASYNNYGEANVNVAEAMKGLPIHSSTDIEDLGKHKRKRKAKMKPASASSSFLSRKSLIPSPANDPFFSDVGDSDVQPQSSDEDMDIQSTPISQRQSEAHDSHIVPHNVGTLRGRKNCGLPLVPTALGLTNMICTKDKAHKTSNHLPSSLNSVLQSPIHDIGSQNSNTFENGYQSTSTSTELSIAAARPVYAVRTRVSKTFPVTKCTRLADRADLRSTNHTTTPASSLSEVQGLSALMRKMDLIIRNQEIIKATQREHRQLLDIVL, encoded by the exons ATGAAGGTAAAGGGACTGCAGTTGAAATCGTGCCAAAGTCTTGGTGTGTTGGACAAAAAACATTGTTGGTGGCCTCCATCACTGCATACCGCAGATGACTTGACAAAGCTTGTCATGAAATCAGGACCGATAGATGAATCCACATGGACCATACACAGTGCAGCAGTCCTTGCTTCATACA ataATTATGGAGAAGCTAATGTAAATGTTGCAGAAGCTATGAAAGGCTTGCCAATTCATAGCAGTACTGACATCGAAGATCTGGGGAAACATAAACGGAAGCGGAAAGCTAAAATGAAACCAGCCTCAGCCTCCTCGTCTTTCTTGTCTCGTAAATCATTGATTCCATCGCCAGCAAACGATCCGTTTTTCAGTGATGTGGGTGATAGTGATGTGCAGCCACAATCATCAGATGAAGACATGGATATTCAGTCTACACCCATTAGTCAACGCCAAAGCGAAGCACACGATTCTCATATTGTACCTCACAATGTCGGTACTCTTAGAG GAAGGAAGAATTGTGGGCTTCCGCTAGTTCCTACCGCACTAGGGTTAACAAATATGATTTGTACAAAAGACAAAGCCCACAAAACGAGCAATCACCTCCCATCATCGCTAAATTCAG TATTGCAAAGCCCCATCCATGACATCGGAAGCCAAAACAGCAACACCTTTGAAAATGGTTACCAGTCGACCTCCACATCCACCGAGCTGAGTATTGCGGCTGCTAGGCCAGTTTACGCAGTCCGCACCAGAGTTTCAAAGACATTTCCCGTTACTAAATGTACGCGGTTAGCAGACAGAGCGGACTTAAGGTCAACTAACCATACCACTACCCCAGCTTCGTCTCTATCAG agGTACAAGGTTTATCGGCATTGATGAGGAAAATGGATTTGATAATAAGAAACCAGGAAATCATCAAAGCTACGCAGCGGGAACATAGGCAACTGCTCGATATTGTACTTTAA
- the LOC116932907 gene encoding uncharacterized protein LOC116932907 encodes MTTDVHLTSYEVDHSAGENHLAVVSRVKLNTVEDLQSETSNFYDGETNWVSSDSDVDNDGGLETLSTTLLDEKLIFRQTKTISFFREQLASWVVDRQVNQSYVDKLLFILKTISESHLLDLPETCRSLLHTFRKTPLKIVDPGHYHHLGIGNGILQMLFKLKIINLSNPTIKLIVNVDGIPIAKSSGSQFWPILGLIVDILNSKPFLIGIYHGHSKPKNANLFLEDFVNEMLQLTESGLVSNGQNLKIALLGFVCDAPARAYISATKSHSGYSSCSKCIEEGDWEGKVVFLNENAPLHSDATFRKREHEDHNTGKTILERLPIDMVQSFPLDYMHLVCLGIMHKLLWAWIRGSLKCRIGLRSVNKISNFLLVISSYIPADFARKPRSLCELARWKATELRQFLLYTGPVVLKPILPKPLYLHFLLLHTGIKILTHKLLSQQFNDYAKQLLVQNLAVI; translated from the coding sequence ATGACAACTGACGTGCACTTAACTTCCTATGAGGTTGACCATAGTGCTGGTGAAAATCATCTCGCTGTAGTTTCTCGTGTGAAATTGAACACGGTTGAAGATCTGCAAAGtgaaacaagtaatttttatgACGGTGAAACCAATTGGGTGTCCAGTGATAGTGATGTTGACAATGACGGTGGCTTAGAAACGTTGTCTACAACTTTGTTAGACGAAAAACTAATTTTTCGACAGACGAAGACCATTAGTTTTTTCCGTGAGCAGCTGGCATCATGGGTGGTCGATCGTCAAGTGAATCAAAGTTATGTTGACAAATTACTTTTCATTCTAAAAACAATTTCTGAAAGCCATTTATTAGATCTTCCAGAAACATGTCGTTCATTATTACATACTTTTCGAAAAACCCCGTTAAAAATAGTCGACCCGGGCCATTACCATCACTTGGGAATTGGTAACGGCATTTTGCAAAtgcttttcaaattgaaaatcatAAATCTTTCCAATCCTACAATTAAACTCATTGTTAACGTTGATGGCATTCCCATTGCAAAGAGCTCCGGCAGTCAATTCTGGCCTATATTAGGCCTCATTGTTgatattttaaattcaaaacCATTTCTCATTGGCATTTACCATGGTCACAGTAAGCCAAAAAACGCCAACTTGTTCCTTGAAGATTTTGTAAACGAAATGTTACAATTGACAGAGTCAGGGCTTGTAAGTAACggacaaaatttaaaaattgcatTGTTGGGTTTCGTGTGTGATGCTCCGGCAAGAGCATacatatcggccaccaagtcTCACAGTGGCTATTCGAGCTGCTCAAAGTGCATCGAAGAGGGTGATTGGGAGGGGaaggttgtttttttaaacgaaaacgCACCACTTCACAGTGATGCAACGTTTAGAAAACGAGAACATGAAGACCATAACACTGGAAAAACAATATTAGAACGATTGCCCATTGACATGGTTCAGTCCTTCCCTCTTGATTACATGCATTTAGTTTGCCTCGGGATAATGCACAAGTTGCTTTGGGCTTGGATTCGCGGTTCTTTAAAATGCCGAATTGGTCTCAGAAGTGTTAACAAGATATCGAATTTTTTGTTAGTGATTTCTAGCTATATTCCTGCCGACTTTGCGCGTAAACCCAGGTCCCTTTGCGAACTAGCAAGATGGAAAGCCACGGAATTACGTCAATTTCTTTTGTACACTGGTCCCGTCGTCTTAAAACCAATTTTACCGAAACCACtctatttgcattttttattactacACACAGGTATCAAGATATTGACTCACAAATTGTTAAGCCAACAATTTAACGATTACGCAAAACAATTACTTGTCCAAAATCTTGCTGTAATTTAA